One window of Neptuniibacter halophilus genomic DNA carries:
- a CDS encoding PAS domain-containing protein: protein MNLLKWPGRKVPAEDSSQLQTLLDSLSDVVMVIDHAQQISSVNASWERITGYPRNDTLQRTFADFLHPEDIPLWNRLFTADTRTVPGPGWLRLLHHSGEIRWCEMRLQPINPPEPYPLSATLCDITPQVRNEQTRDASHRSLQSLVDRLPAMLYRSRNNASWTMEYVSSGCELLTGYPAESLLNQSQISLGSMIHPNDADYVWEAVQAALQSQQSFDLEYRLTRADGVQIRVRDKGCGLYSESGMVLGVEGIILECH, encoded by the coding sequence ATGAACCTGCTTAAGTGGCCCGGCAGAAAAGTTCCGGCAGAGGACAGCAGCCAACTGCAAACCCTGCTGGACAGTCTCAGTGATGTGGTGATGGTAATCGACCACGCGCAGCAGATCAGCAGCGTTAATGCCAGTTGGGAAAGGATTACCGGCTACCCGCGCAACGACACACTGCAGCGTACCTTTGCCGATTTTCTCCACCCTGAAGACATTCCCCTCTGGAACCGGCTGTTTACCGCAGATACCCGAACAGTCCCCGGCCCGGGCTGGCTGCGCCTGCTGCATCATTCCGGCGAGATACGCTGGTGCGAAATGCGCTTACAACCCATCAACCCGCCTGAGCCCTACCCTCTATCAGCCACCCTTTGCGATATAACGCCTCAGGTACGTAATGAGCAGACCCGTGATGCCAGCCACCGCAGCCTGCAGAGCCTGGTCGATCGTCTCCCGGCGATGCTCTATCGCTCACGTAATAACGCCAGTTGGACTATGGAATATGTCAGCAGCGGCTGCGAACTGCTCACCGGCTACCCGGCAGAAAGCCTGCTGAATCAGTCTCAGATCAGCCTCGGTTCCATGATTCACCCGAACGATGCCGATTATGTCTGGGAAGCGGTACAGGCCGCGCTGCAATCACAACAGAGTTTTGATCTGGAATATCGCCTGACCCGAGCAGACGGGGTACAGATCCGGGTGCGTGATAAAGGCTGCGGCCTCTACTCTGAAAGCGGCATGGTGCTTGGCGTTGAAGGCATCATTCTGGAGTGTCATTAA
- a CDS encoding 5'-nucleotidase, whose protein sequence is MPYPIERKLVVAVSSSALFNLSESHSVFVEQGPNAYKKFQEENLDKVLEKGVAFPFIKKFLKINQRFPEKLPVEVVLLSRNSAATGKRVFRSIKHYDLDISRAAFVEGKSPFEYIPAFNASLFLSANEEDVQNAIDAGYPGGLVLPSKNISDDESDELRIAFDFDGVIADDEAEAVFKGGDLPEFHAYEVANSEIPHKPGPLADLFKKLAFLQKLEDREIERDRDYKRVLTTAIVTARNAPAHERVITTLEDWGVSANEMFFLGGMEKNRILSKLKPHMFFDDQRSHLESKAGDIPMVHIPFGIANK, encoded by the coding sequence ATGCCATACCCAATTGAAAGAAAGCTGGTTGTAGCGGTATCCTCAAGCGCCTTATTTAATTTGTCTGAGTCACATTCGGTTTTTGTCGAGCAAGGGCCGAATGCTTATAAGAAATTTCAAGAAGAGAATCTGGATAAGGTGCTTGAAAAAGGCGTTGCCTTTCCTTTTATTAAGAAGTTCTTGAAAATTAATCAGCGTTTTCCTGAAAAACTACCAGTCGAAGTAGTGTTATTGTCAAGGAACTCGGCGGCTACGGGTAAAAGGGTTTTTAGGTCAATAAAACATTATGATCTTGATATTTCCCGAGCCGCATTTGTGGAGGGAAAGTCGCCATTTGAGTATATCCCGGCATTTAACGCATCATTATTTTTATCGGCAAACGAGGAAGATGTTCAAAATGCAATTGACGCTGGTTATCCTGGTGGATTGGTTTTACCTAGCAAGAATATTAGTGATGATGAAAGCGATGAACTAAGAATTGCATTCGACTTTGACGGAGTTATCGCTGATGACGAAGCCGAGGCAGTATTCAAGGGGGGAGACCTTCCAGAGTTTCACGCTTATGAGGTGGCAAATTCTGAAATACCTCACAAGCCCGGGCCATTAGCAGATCTTTTTAAAAAGCTCGCTTTCCTCCAAAAACTTGAAGATCGTGAAATAGAAAGAGATCGGGATTATAAACGGGTTCTAACTACCGCAATCGTTACGGCTAGAAATGCACCAGCTCATGAGCGTGTTATCACAACCCTTGAGGACTGGGGTGTAAGTGCAAATGAGATGTTTTTTCTAGGAGGAATGGAAAAAAATAGGATATTGTCGAAGCTGAAGCCTCATATGTTTTTTGATGACCAGAGAAGCCATTTGGAATCAAAAGCAGGTGATATTCCAATGGTACACATACCATTTGGTATCGCGAACAAATAA
- a CDS encoding NAD(P)-binding domain-containing protein, translating into MTTRIAIIGAGPSGLAQLRAFQSAQAKGAEIPELVCFEKQSDWGGLWNYTWRTGLDENGEPVHCSMYRYLWSNGPKECLEFADYSFDEHFGKPIASYPPREVLWDYIKGRVEKAGVRDYIRFNTPVRNVEYDADTEMFTVTVHDHSNDTVYAEEFDYVICASGHFSTPNVPYFEGFEGFGGRILHAHDFRDALEFKDKDVLLVGSSYSAEDIGSQCYKYGARSLISCYRSSPMGYKWPENWDEKPNLLRVDTDTAYFADGTSRKVDAIILCTGYLHHFPFLDESLRLKTDNRLWPLDLYKGVVWEHNPKLFYLGMQDQWYTFNMFDAQAWYVRDIILGRIQLPETKAEMTAHSMQWRERELELETAEEMYTYQGDYIQELIDATDYPSFDIAAVNQTFLEWKHHKKENIMTFRDHSYRSLMTGTMSPPHHTPWIDALDDSLEAYLSDKSEISAAG; encoded by the coding sequence ATGACTACACGTATCGCGATTATCGGTGCCGGCCCCAGCGGGCTTGCTCAACTGCGCGCTTTCCAGTCAGCCCAGGCTAAAGGCGCTGAAATTCCTGAACTGGTCTGCTTTGAAAAACAATCGGACTGGGGCGGCCTGTGGAACTATACCTGGCGCACCGGGCTGGATGAAAACGGCGAACCGGTTCATTGCAGCATGTACCGCTACCTCTGGTCCAACGGACCTAAAGAGTGTCTGGAGTTTGCAGATTACAGTTTCGATGAACATTTCGGTAAACCGATCGCCTCCTACCCGCCTCGCGAAGTGCTCTGGGATTACATCAAGGGCCGGGTAGAGAAAGCCGGTGTCCGCGATTACATCCGCTTCAACACCCCGGTGCGAAATGTGGAGTACGATGCCGACACTGAGATGTTCACCGTAACCGTACACGATCACAGCAACGACACCGTATACGCCGAAGAGTTTGATTACGTTATCTGCGCCTCCGGCCACTTCTCCACCCCCAACGTCCCTTACTTTGAAGGCTTCGAAGGCTTTGGCGGGCGCATTCTGCATGCCCATGATTTCCGCGATGCGCTGGAGTTTAAAGATAAAGACGTGTTGCTGGTTGGCAGCAGCTATTCGGCGGAAGATATCGGTTCCCAGTGTTATAAATACGGCGCACGCAGCCTGATCAGCTGTTATCGCAGCAGCCCGATGGGCTACAAATGGCCGGAAAACTGGGATGAAAAACCCAACCTGCTGCGGGTGGATACCGACACCGCCTACTTTGCCGATGGCACCAGCCGCAAAGTCGACGCCATCATTCTCTGCACCGGTTACTTGCACCACTTCCCGTTCCTTGACGAGAGCCTGCGCCTGAAGACCGATAACCGCCTCTGGCCGCTCGACCTCTACAAAGGGGTAGTCTGGGAGCACAACCCTAAACTGTTCTATCTGGGCATGCAGGATCAGTGGTACACCTTCAACATGTTTGATGCTCAGGCCTGGTATGTGCGCGACATCATCCTCGGCCGGATTCAATTACCCGAGACCAAAGCCGAGATGACCGCTCACAGCATGCAGTGGCGCGAACGTGAACTGGAGCTGGAAACCGCGGAAGAGATGTACACCTATCAGGGTGATTACATTCAGGAACTGATTGATGCCACCGATTACCCGAGCTTCGATATCGCCGCCGTTAACCAGACCTTCCTTGAGTGGAAACATCACAAGAAGGAAAACATTATGACCTTCCGTGATCACTCCTACCGCTCACTGATGACCGGCACCATGTCGCCACCGCACCACACGCCATGGATCGATGCGCTGGACGACTCACTGGAAGCCTACCTCTCCGATAAAAGCGAAATTTCCGCAGCCGGTTAA
- a CDS encoding exopolyphosphatase, translating to MSVEKFRLVTRSDFDGLVCAVLLKHLDLIDDIKFVHPKDMQDGSIDITSADITTNLPYVASAHLVFDHHLSETLRNSGQPDNHIIDPDAPSAARVVWRHYGGHDAFPAEWDEMMEAVDKGDSAQYNREEVLNPKNWELLNFLMDARTGLGRFREFRISNYNLMMDLIDYCKNHSIEEILQLPDVQERVELYFEQEVKFKDQIKRCATVHGNLVVLDLRNEEVIYAGNRFVIYAMFPECNISIHVLWGLKQQNTVFATGKSIFDRSSKTNVGELMLQYGGGGHHAAGTCQVENDKAEASLQQLIDKITADG from the coding sequence ATGTCAGTAGAAAAATTCCGCCTGGTTACCCGAAGCGACTTTGATGGCCTGGTGTGTGCGGTCTTATTGAAACACCTTGATCTGATCGACGACATCAAGTTTGTCCATCCCAAGGATATGCAGGATGGCTCGATCGACATCACATCTGCCGATATCACCACCAACCTGCCCTACGTAGCCAGTGCCCATCTGGTGTTCGACCACCACCTGTCTGAAACCCTGCGTAACAGCGGCCAGCCTGACAACCATATTATCGACCCGGACGCACCCTCAGCGGCACGTGTGGTATGGCGCCACTACGGCGGCCACGATGCCTTCCCGGCCGAGTGGGATGAGATGATGGAGGCGGTCGACAAAGGCGACTCCGCCCAGTACAACCGCGAAGAAGTGCTGAACCCGAAAAACTGGGAACTGCTCAACTTCCTGATGGATGCTCGAACCGGTCTGGGCCGTTTCCGCGAGTTCCGCATCTCCAACTACAACCTGATGATGGATCTGATCGATTACTGTAAAAACCACAGCATCGAAGAGATCCTGCAACTGCCGGATGTACAGGAGCGTGTAGAACTCTACTTTGAACAGGAAGTGAAATTCAAAGACCAGATCAAACGCTGCGCCACCGTACACGGCAATCTGGTCGTCCTCGACCTGCGCAACGAAGAGGTCATCTACGCCGGCAACCGCTTCGTGATCTACGCCATGTTCCCTGAGTGCAACATCTCCATCCACGTACTCTGGGGCCTGAAACAGCAAAACACCGTATTCGCCACCGGTAAGTCGATCTTCGATCGCAGCTCCAAAACCAACGTCGGCGAACTGATGCTGCAATACGGCGGCGGCGGACACCACGCAGCCGGCACCTGCCAAGTTGAAAACGACAAAGCCGAAGCAAGCCTGCAACAACTCATCGACAAAATCACAGCCGACGGCTAA
- a CDS encoding cupin domain-containing protein, with product MTTLTTMTDCSVEPMTADLDGWKVIAGNPGMKTWIEYTSPDESMITGCWEATPGTYHATYASWEFIHIIEGEAVITPDGGEPKTIKAGDALMLEADFVGTWEIKQKIFKHFAIKLK from the coding sequence ATGACTACACTCACCACAATGACAGACTGTTCTGTTGAACCCATGACTGCCGATCTGGATGGCTGGAAAGTCATCGCCGGTAACCCCGGCATGAAAACCTGGATTGAGTACACCAGCCCCGACGAATCGATGATCACCGGTTGCTGGGAAGCCACCCCCGGCACCTACCATGCCACCTACGCCAGTTGGGAGTTTATCCATATTATTGAAGGTGAAGCGGTCATCACCCCCGATGGCGGCGAGCCCAAAACCATCAAAGCCGGCGATGCGCTGATGCTGGAAGCGGACTTTGTTGGCACCTGGGAGATTAAACAAAAAATCTTTAAGCATTTTGCCATCAAACTGAAGTAA
- a CDS encoding response regulator gives MSDKPISIVVVDDHPLFRRGVVELVNDSDQMRVTAEYDNGFSLLDNLQTDDPDILLLDLQMPDQTGLELLQQIRECDDDLKIIIITACNDQDKLLEALRFGANGYLQKDTPPDEILDHLLAVAEGKTALNADAITSIATHIRQHHAEESSQKNAVFEEMTERERETLFLIARGLNNKLIARELGISDGTVKVYVKNLLRKLNMHSRLELAAWAHQNLPQDQLN, from the coding sequence ATGAGTGACAAGCCGATCTCGATTGTAGTGGTGGATGACCACCCTCTTTTCCGCCGTGGTGTGGTTGAGCTGGTAAACGACAGTGACCAGATGCGCGTCACCGCCGAATATGACAATGGCTTCAGCCTGCTGGACAATCTGCAAACGGATGACCCGGATATCCTCCTGCTGGATCTGCAGATGCCGGATCAGACCGGTCTGGAACTATTGCAGCAGATCCGCGAATGCGACGACGACCTTAAAATCATTATTATCACCGCCTGCAATGATCAGGATAAGCTGCTCGAAGCGCTGCGCTTTGGTGCCAATGGCTACCTGCAGAAAGATACCCCACCGGATGAGATTCTCGACCACCTGCTCGCCGTTGCCGAGGGCAAGACTGCGCTCAATGCCGATGCCATTACCTCAATTGCCACCCATATACGGCAGCACCACGCCGAAGAATCGAGCCAGAAGAACGCCGTGTTTGAAGAGATGACTGAGCGCGAGCGGGAAACCCTGTTCCTGATCGCCCGGGGACTCAACAATAAACTGATCGCCCGCGAACTGGGCATCAGTGACGGCACCGTTAAGGTGTACGTAAAGAACCTGCTGCGCAAACTGAACATGCACTCCCGACTGGAGCTGGCAGCCTGGGCACACCAGAACCTGCCGCAAGACCAGTTGAACTGA